Proteins found in one Puntigrus tetrazona isolate hp1 unplaced genomic scaffold, ASM1883169v1 S000000148, whole genome shotgun sequence genomic segment:
- the pfdn4 gene encoding prefoldin subunit 4, with protein MAATMKKGVAAEDVNVTFEDQQKINKFARNTNRMSELKDEIEAKKKSLQNLEDASDDLMMCEDDALLIPYQIGDVFISHSQEETQEMLEAAKEALQDEIKALEGRVSSIQGVLGDLKVQLYAKFGNNINLEADES; from the exons ATGGCAGCCACCATGAAGAAAGGAGTG GCAGCTGAAGATGTCAACGTGACTTTTGAGGACCAGCAAAAGATCAACAAGTTCGCCAGGAATACAAATCGGATGTCTGAGCTCAAAGATGAAATCGAGGCCAAAAAG AAATCCTTACAGAACCTGGAGGATGCCAGCGATGACCTCATGATGTGCGAGGACGATGCGCTGCTGATCCCGTATCAGATCGGAGACGTGTTCATCAGTCACTCTCAGGAAGAGACGCAGGAGATGCTGGAGGCGGCGAAG GAAGCTCTGCAGGATGAGATCAAAGCTCTGGAGGGCCGCGTGTCGTCCATACAGGGGGTCCTTGGAGATTTGAAGGTTCAGTTATACGCCAAGTTTGGAAACAATATCAATCTAGAGGCAGATGAGAGCTGA
- the LOC122332837 gene encoding LOW QUALITY PROTEIN: titin-like (The sequence of the model RefSeq protein was modified relative to this genomic sequence to represent the inferred CDS: inserted 2 bases in 1 codon), with product MGNEHSTQKKRQKANADKKVQNGELNGHAVPAPDETEPETSKTEAVEQKSETPPAPVTDEPKPAEKEEVDGSKADGPACVETTPEEKPTAAAKDAEPPKKAPKPSGEEVSNFLGKMFKKKSEPVKPAAENTDSVDAPAKAVDLKTDVQPDKLFINADQREILEQVAEKIKLQLVDTIPXQPVSSSLLTKRSSKTDEIFQEPVTVAEEPVTEEPDTRKVSEMHIGHLKSEEVPVDAKVAEDEEAKTEDAETALEQDKELIQLVESIISDEKEQACESEPNGTKQLIEEPKKVEADIVSSDVKLAVDTIEVLSHVAGAEEQLVDAEEIADIVEETLEVTQEQESLEEPEELLRNKFKEVLPVAEEPLTTSVKPALIAEELIAPAACEIIRATNASLAVDEESWEIIEEPENISRRLEEATLPESKCNSADSSQLLSQLRSACIKVLEDASYKEFSVDVCAERSTVHIKIELYPDELTGLNKVCHNTDDRSKRKSRHGRTQRMPFIQDANVLPPFLKMLVINQQKK from the exons ATGGGAAACGAGCATTCGACTCAGAAGAAACGTCAGAAG GCAAATGCTGACAAAAAAGTCCAAAATGGAGAGCTGAACGGACATGCAGTACCAGCTCCAGATGAGACGGAACCTG AGACAAGTAAAACAGAAGCTGTGGAGCAAAAGAGTGAAACTCCACCGGCGCCTGTCACGGATGAACCAAAACCAGCAGAAAAAGAGGAAGTAGACGGCAGTAAAGCCGACGGACCCGCGTGTGTGGAAACGACCCCTGAAGAAAAACCGACGGCCGCAGCCAAGGATGCAGAGCCGCCCAAAAAAGCCCCAAAGCCCAGCGGGGAAGAGGTGTCCAACTTCCTTggtaaaatgttcaaaaagaagAGCGAACCCGTGAAACCTGCAGCGGAAAACACCGATTCGGTCGACGCGCCGGCCAAAGCAGTGGATCTGAAAACAGACGTGCAGCCC GATAAACTCTTCATTAATGCAGACCAAAGGGAGATCCTTGAGCAAGTCGCAGAGAAGATCAAATTGCAGTTGGTTGACACCATTCC GCAACCCGTGAGTTCAAGTTTATTGACAAAGAGGTCCTCAAAAACAGATGAGATCTTCCAAGAACCAGTTACTGTTGCAGAAGAACCAGTAACCGAAGAGCCAGATACAAGAAAAGTCAGCGAGATGCATATAGGACATCTGAAGTCTGAAGAAGTGCCAGTTGATGCTAAAGTTGCAGAAGATGAAGAAGCTAAGACTGAGGATGCTGAAACGGCTTTAGAACAAGACAAAGAACTAATACAACTTGTTGAAAGCATAATATCAGATGAAAAAGAACAAGCATGTGAGAGCGAGCCAAATGGAACCAAACAACTGATTGAAGAACCGAAGAAAGTTGAGGCTGATATTGTGTCTTCAGATGTAAAGTTAGCAGTTGATACCATCGAGGTCTTATCTCATGTTGCTGGTGCTGAAGAGCAATTGGTAGATGCTGAAGAAATTGCAGATATTGTTGAGGAAACCTTGGAGGTCACTCAGGAACAAGAAAGCCTTGAAGAGCCGGAAGAACTTCTGAGGAACAAATTCAAGGAGGTGTTGCCGGTTGCAGAAGAGCCATTAACGACATCTGTGAAACCAGCACTAATTGCAGAGGAACTAATCGCTCCTGCTGCCTGCGAGATCATCCGAGCAACTAATGCATCGCTGGCCGTAGATGAGGAAAGCTGGGAGATCATCGAGGAACCAGAGAACATCTCCAGGCGTTTAGAAGAAGCCACGCTCCCGGAAAGTAAATGTAATTCAGCAGATTCTTCCCAGCTGCTTTCTCAGCTGAGGTCTGCGTGCATTAAGGTTTTAGAAGATGCTTCGTATAAGGAGTTCAGTGTCGATGTGTGTGCTGAGAGAAGCACTGTTCACATCAAGATCGAGCTCTATCCGGATGAGCTCACAGGTCTGAATAAAGTCTGTCACAACACAGACGATCGCTCGAAGAGAAAGTCGCGGCATGGACGAACTCAGCGCATGCCATTCATTCAAGATGCAAATGTACTACCTCCTTTCCTCAAGATGCTTGTCAtcaatcaacaaaaaaaataa
- the bcas1 gene encoding breast carcinoma-amplified sequence 1 → MESKAEPVKKEEGLQQKQRQQLQQKRRDLPRAKLKTVLLGKVVSKVQAATSGGARAKTSGVPVVVEEKKPVEVKVAASKSGTLEAAAKPEEPPAPKPEEKKLEKKSTFGNMFKPKVVLGQVSSRIQAAASSAAASISLMTAAAAPEAKKETPAAPPAAEAAPPAKAKEEPKPAAPAPQAAPDNKSLDSTDNASPNMPRKLEKRNSLQLFFKNLGQKRHSDAGVQTDPVAPEKAK, encoded by the exons ATGGAAAGCAAAGCAGAGCCGGTGAAGAAAGAGGAAGGTCTGCAACAAAAGCAGCGGCAGCAGCTGCAACAAAAGCGGAGGGATCTGCCAAGAGCAAAACTAAAGACA GTGTTGCTAGGCAAGGTGGTGTCAAAAGTTCAAGCGGCGACAAGCGGTGGAGCCAGAGCTAAGACGTCAGGAGTG CCTGTTGTGGTGGAAGAGAAAAAGCCGGTTGAGGTGAAG GTCGCCGCGTCTAAGAGCGGCACTCTGGAGGCTGCCGCCAAACCTGAAGAACCGCCAGCGCCGAAACCAGAGGAGAAGAAACTAGAGAAGAAATCCACTTTTGGCAACATGTTCAAACCCAAG GTTGTGCTCGGCCAGGTGAGCAGCAGGATCCAGGCCGCGGCGTCCAGCGCTGCCGCCAGCATCTCCCTCATGACGGCTGCAGCG GCGCCGGAGGCCAAGAAGGAGACTCCAGCTGCTCCTCCCGCGGCAGAAGCCGCTCCACCCGCGAAGGCCAAAGAGGAGCCGAAACCCGCCGCTCCCGCACCGCAAGCGGCCCCGGACAACAAATCGCTCGACAGCACGGATAACGCCTCCCCTAACATGCCCCGCAAGCTGGAGAAGAGGAACTCCCTCCAGCTGTTCTTCAAAAACCTG GGCCAAAAACGCCATTCTGATGCCGGAGTGCAAACGGACCCCGTGGCCCCCG